In Andreesenia angusta, a single genomic region encodes these proteins:
- a CDS encoding NADH-ubiquinone oxidoreductase-F iron-sulfur binding region domain-containing protein, whose product IAVQRLQIAIDQAKEMGVLGKNIFGTGFNFDLEIRLGAGAFVCGEETALIASIEGERGMPRNKPPFPAHKGLWQKPTLINNVETYANVPQIILKGSEWFKSFGTEKSPGTKVFALGGKVSRTGLVEIPIGTTLREAIYEVGGGIPNGKAFKAVQTGGPSGGCLTADDLDVAIDFETLYDLGSMMGSGGMIVMDEDTCMVDIARFFLDFTVEESCGKCTPCREGTKRMLELLEKITSGNGEMEDLDRLESLAETIKSASLCGLGQTAPNPVLSTMKRFRDEYIAHVVDKKCPAGVCQDLLEYHITDDCIGCTKCARNCPVSCIEGKVKEKHVIDTESCIKCGNCMEVCPVGAVIKR is encoded by the coding sequence CTATAGCGGTTCAGAGACTTCAGATAGCTATAGACCAGGCAAAAGAGATGGGAGTTCTAGGGAAGAACATCTTCGGAACAGGATTCAACTTCGACCTAGAGATAAGACTAGGAGCAGGAGCTTTCGTATGTGGAGAAGAGACTGCGCTTATAGCTTCAATAGAAGGCGAAAGAGGAATGCCTAGGAACAAGCCACCTTTCCCAGCGCACAAGGGACTATGGCAAAAACCTACACTTATAAACAACGTTGAGACTTACGCAAACGTGCCACAGATAATCCTGAAGGGTTCTGAATGGTTCAAGAGCTTCGGAACAGAGAAGTCTCCTGGAACTAAGGTATTCGCACTTGGAGGAAAGGTAAGCAGAACTGGACTAGTTGAGATACCTATAGGAACTACGCTTAGAGAGGCCATATACGAAGTTGGAGGAGGAATCCCTAACGGAAAGGCTTTCAAGGCAGTTCAGACAGGAGGACCATCGGGAGGATGTCTTACAGCAGACGACCTTGACGTGGCTATAGACTTCGAGACACTTTACGACCTGGGATCTATGATGGGATCTGGTGGAATGATAGTAATGGACGAAGACACTTGTATGGTGGACATAGCTAGATTCTTCCTAGACTTCACAGTTGAAGAGTCATGCGGAAAGTGTACACCTTGTAGAGAGGGTACAAAGAGAATGCTGGAGCTTCTAGAGAAGATAACTAGCGGAAACGGAGAGATGGAAGACCTGGACAGACTAGAGAGCCTTGCAGAGACTATCAAGTCGGCGTCGCTTTGCGGACTGGGACAGACTGCTCCAAACCCTGTTCTTTCGACTATGAAGCGTTTCAGAGACGAGTATATAGCCCACGTTGTAGACAAGAAATGTCCAGCAGGAGTGTGCCAGGACCTTCTAGAGTACCACATAACAGACGACTGTATAGGATGTACGAAATGTGCTAGAAACTGTCCAGTGAGCTGTATAGAAGGTAAAGTGAAAGAGAAGCACGTGATAGATACAGAATCATGTATCAAGTGTGGAAACTGTATGGAAGTCTGCCCAGTAGGAGCAGTTA